From the genome of Corallococcus macrosporus DSM 14697:
ACGAGATGCACGTGGGCACCTTCAACGACGAGCCCGGCTGGGGCCCCGGCAACTGGGAGAGCGCCATCCACAAGCTGGACCACCTGAAGGACCTGGGCATCAACGTCATCAAGATGATGCCCACGGCCGAGTTCGCGGCCGACTTCAGTTGGGGCTACAACCCCGCGTTCCCCTTCGCGCCGGAGAGCGCCTACGGCACGCCGGACGACTTGAAGCGCTTCGTCGACGAGGCCCACAAGCGTGGCATCGGCGTGGTGATGGACGTTGTCTACAACCACCTGGGCCCCAGCGACCTGCCGCACTGGGACTTCGACGGCGAGACGTACGGCAAGGGCGGCAGCTACTTCTACACGGACTGGCGCGCCAAGACGCCGTGGGGCGACACCCGGCCGGACTACGGCCGCCACGAGGTCCGCGACTACCTGCGCGACAACGCCATGATGTGGCTGCGCGAGTACCACATGGACGGGCTGCGCGTGGACGCCACCAAGGAGATCCGGATGGCGAGCGGCGTGGACAACCCGGAAGGGTGGCAGCTCCTGCGCGACATCAACGACGCCGTCAACCGCGAGTTCCCGCAGAAGATCGTCATCGCCGAGGACCTGGGCGGCGACGGGGCCCTCACGCACCAGGATGGCGCGAACTTCGACAGCCAGTGGGACGCCCACTTCGTCCACCCGATGCGTGAGGCGCTGACGGCGTTCTCCGACAGCGACCGGGACATGAACGCCGTCGCGGACGCCATCCGCTTCAAGTACAACGGCAGCGCCCTCCAGCGCGTCATCTACACGGAGAGCCACGACGAGGTGGCCAACGGCAAGCAGCGCCTGCCCAGCGAGGTGGGCGGCTGGGACGCGGGGGGCTACCACGCCAAGAAGCGCTCCATCATCGGCGCGGCCCTCACCATGACGAGCCCCGGCATCCCGATGATCTTCCAGGGCCAGGAGTTCCTGGAGGACGGCCACTTCCAGGACGCGGATCCGCTCGACTGGAAGAAGAAGGAGACCTACGCCGGCATCAACCAGGCGTACACGGACCTCATCAAGCTGCGCCGCAACTGGAACGACAACACCGCCGGCCTGCGCGGCGAGAACGTCAATGTCCACCACGTGAACAACAACGACAAGGTCGTGGCCTTCCACCGCTGGGACAAGGGCGGCGCGGGGGACGACACCATCGTCGTGGTGAACATGGGCGGCAAGCACCTGTCCAACTACGACCTGGGCCTGCCGGCCGATGGCACCTGGAAGGTGCGCTTCAACAGCGACTGGCAGGGTTATTCCGGTGACTTCGGCAACGCCCAGAGCTTCGACGTGGGCGGCCGGTGGAATGGCAAGGACGGGATGCCGGCCAGCGGCACGCTGAATAACCTGGGGCCCTATAGCGTGCTCATCCTCTCCAAGGACAAGTGATGAAGCTTGAAGGCTCCTGCCACTGTCGCGGCGTGCGGTTCAGCGTGGAGACGAAGCATCCGTCTCCCTTCATGCGGTGCTACTGCTCCGTCTGCCGCAAGACGCAAGGGGGCGGGGGCTTCGCCATCAACCTGTCCGGGGAGGCGAGTTCGTTGAAGGTGCGCGGCCGGCAACACCTCAAGGTGTACCGGGCGCGCATCCAGAACCCGGAGGACGCGAAGGCGCACAAGAGCAAGGGGCAGCGCCACTTCTGCGGGCGGTGCGGCTCCGCGCTCTGGCTGTTTGATCCGACGTGGCCGGAGCTCATCCACCCGTTCGCGTCGGCCATCGACACGCCGCTCCCGGAAGCTCCCGAACTTGTCCACATCATGCTCGAGTTCAAGCCTGACTGGGTTCCGCTCCAGGCCGGGAAGAAGGACAAGAGGTTCCAGCGCTACCCGAAGGAGTCCATCGCGGAGTGGCACCGCCGCCACCACCACGGAAGTGGACTGACGCGGCGGGCGGGCCGCCTGGTGTCCGGACGGGCGGCGTGACGTTGCGCGCCGGATGGGTTGTGGCAGGTGCCTCGGGGGCCCAGCGTGTCTCGTACACGCGGAGGGCATACATCGATGGCACAGGGCAGCTCGCGGCGGATCCGGTATGCGGTGGTGGGCGCGGGGAATATCGCGCAGGTGGCCGTGCTCCCGGCCTTTCAGCACGCTGGGGAGAACTCGGAGCTGGTGGCGCTCATCTCCTCCGACGCGGAGAAGCGGGACGTCCTGGGGAAGAAGTACGGCGTCCAACACACCGGCACCTACGACGCGCTCGAACAGGTGCTGCGGGACGCGGCCGTGGACGCGGTGTACCTCGCGCTGCCCAACACGCAGCACCGCGCCTACACCGAGCGCGCCGCGCGAGCAGGCGTTCACGTCCTCTGTGAGAAGCCGATGGCCACCTCGGTGGAGGACTGCGAGGCGATGATTCGCGTCACGGACGCGCATCACGTCAAGCTGATGATTGCCTACCGGCTCCACTTCGAGGAGGCGAACCTGCGGGCCATCGAGCTGCTTCGCTCGGGGCGCCTGGGCGAGCCGCTGATGATGTCCGCGCTGCTGACGCAGCAGGTGCGGACCGGCGACATCCGGACGCGCGTGGACGTGGGCGGCGGCGCGCTGCTCGACGAAGGGCCCTATCCCATCAACGCCGCGCGCTACCTCTTCGGCGACGAGCCCACCGAGGTGTTCTGCTACACCAACGAGGAGCAGGACCCTCGCTTCGAGGGCGTGGACGCCACGGCCTTCGCGTTGATGCGCTTCTCGAAGGGCCGCGTCGCGCAGTTCGGCATCAGCCACGCCGCGTCGGCGGTGTCGAGCTACCGCGTGGTGGGCGAGAAGGGCGACCTGCTCGTCGAGTCCGCGTTCGGCTACGAGAAGGAGCGCAAGCACGTCCTCACCGTGGAGGGGAAGACGGAGGCGCGCGTCTTCGCGACGCATGACCAGTTCGCGCCGGAGTTGCTCCACTTCTCGCGGTGCATCCTGGAGGACCGGGAGCCCGCGCCGTCTGGGCGTGAAGGGCTGGCGGACGTGCGGGTCATCACCGCGATGCAGGAGTCCGCCAGGACCGGGCGCCCGGTGAAGCTCGCCGCATTCCCGATGCGCCAGCGGCCGTCGCTGGACCAGCTCATCGTCCGCCCAGCGGCCAGGCCGCCGGAGCCGGTGAACGCACCCGCGCCAACGCAAGGATGAAGTGACGTCACGCGGAAATATTTCCGCGCGGGACGTCTTCTTTGCACGCTGAATGTGCGGAGACGTCCGCCTCCGCAAGTCGTGTCAGACCCCTGATGCATTCATTGCCGCGAACCGGAAGACCAGGGGTCGGCAATGACTGCAAATGTATTTCATCAAGGCACGCACGCGGTTGAGCACGTCCTGACGCGGATTCGCCGCTGTGCCGCGGACGTCACGCGGTACCCCATGGACATCCTGACGGCGGACGCGCAGCTCGAAGACGAGCTGGGCATCGACTCCGTCAAGCTGGCGGAGATCGCGGCCGTGGTCGGGCGTGAGTTCAACCTTCCGCCAGAACGTCTGCCTCGGGGTGCGCAGGCGCGGACGCTGGGGGCGATGGCGGAGGTCGTGAGCCAACTGCTCGCAGCCGCGGGACCTGCTGTGGCGCCGGTCTCCGGGCCTCCAGAGGCGCCTTCCGCGCCTCCTGCCGTGTCCACGCGCCCTCCCGTCGAGAAGCTGGAGGAGCGGGTCCGTGGCGTCTTCGCGCGCGTCACGCGATATCCGGAAGCGCTCCTGACGCCGGAGGCGGACCTGGAGGATGAGCTGGGCATCGACTCGGTCAAGCAGGCCGAGGTGATGGCCGTGCTCATCAAGGAGCTGGGGCTGACCGATGCGCCTCAGCCCTCGCAGCGGCTGCGGACGATTGCGTCGATTTGTGACATGGCGCGTGCCCGGCTGGCGGTCGCGGCGCCGGTCCGTGAGGTCGCGGCGCCCGTGGCCTCCGCGCCCGCGCTGGAGGCGCGTGCGCCCCGCGAGGTGCCGCCTCCGGTGGTGTTGCCCTTCGAGGGGAAGGTCGCGTTCGTCACGGGCTCGGGGAAGGGGATTGGCAAGGTCATCGCGGCCCGGCTGGCCAGCGCGGGGGCGACGGTGGTGGTGAACTCGTTCCATTCCCGGGACGAGGGCGAGCGGACGGTCCAGGAGTTGATTGACGCGGGAGGGAAGGCGGTCCACGTCTGGGGCTCGGTCGCGCAGGAGGAGCACCTGGACCGGATGTTCGCCGCCATCGACGCGCAGCTCGGTGGGTTGGACTTCCTGGTGTGCAACGCGTCCAACGGGCTCATCGGGCCCTTCGACCGGATTACGCCGCGCGATTGGGACAAGGCGTTCCGGACCTGCATCACGGGCACGTATGAGTGCGCCATGCGCGCCAGGCCCCTGATGGCCCGGCGGGGCGGCGGCAGCATCGTGACGATGTCCACGTCCATGTCCCAGCGGTACATGCACGACCTGGGGTGTCAGGGGGTGGTGAAGGCCGGGGTGGAGTCCTTGACACGCTATCTGGCCGCGGAGCTGGCACCCGATGGCATCCGGACCAACTGCGTGTCCGCGGGTCCGGTGCATGGGGAGCTGCTGGGCATGTTCCCCGACGCGGCGGGCCGGGTCGCTCGTTGGGAGGCGGCCACGCCGGGCGGGGAGCTCTGCACCGCCGAGGACGTGGCTGATGTCACCGAGCTGCTCCTGGGGCCCAGGACGCGCCGGGTGAACGGCGCCGTCTGGGTGGTGGATGCGGGGCTCTCCGGAACGGTGGACGGGCTGCTGCCGGGGGCGCCGGAGGCTCGGCGTCCCGTGGAGCGGCGCTGGTCTCAGACCAACGGCCACGACGTGCGGGCGCTGCTCGCGCTCGATTCCTGAACTTCGTCCCGGAGCCAATCGCCATGGGTTACTTCGCGGTCCCGTACGACATTCATTTCGACGACACGATGGCCTACGGGAGCCATCACTTCCTCACGAACTTCAAGTTCCAGTGCGCGGGCCGGGAGCATCTGCTCTTCAGCCCGGACGTGTTCGACGTGCCGGAGTTCCGGCGCGACTTCGACCGGGTGCTGCTGCTCACCTATGAGGGCTACTCGCGCAACCTGGCCCCCGCCAACCTGGGCGACAGGCTGGTGGTGCTGACGACGCTGGAGGAGCGGGGAGAGGTCTCCCTCCGCTTCTGCTTCCGGACCCTCAAGAGCGACGGGACGCCGGT
Proteins encoded in this window:
- a CDS encoding alpha-amylase family glycosyl hydrolase, with the protein product MPSRINPPSRPATSKASSPQRAADPRAKETSAPNTAAPRRGPVKDFFDDARQTRNAESQRHTAALAGSRGTGAQAQARTHGSLLPEPLRSSAAAVPTQPSSRPGMGAIPYDGGTTFRVWAPNAQRLQVAGDFSNWQAVELQREPSGNFSLDVPGAKAGDQYQFVIQGKHGDWRWKGDPRAQDVTNSTGNSIIVDHKSYPWKHDHDFRMPPWNEAVIYEMHVGTFNDEPGWGPGNWESAIHKLDHLKDLGINVIKMMPTAEFAADFSWGYNPAFPFAPESAYGTPDDLKRFVDEAHKRGIGVVMDVVYNHLGPSDLPHWDFDGETYGKGGSYFYTDWRAKTPWGDTRPDYGRHEVRDYLRDNAMMWLREYHMDGLRVDATKEIRMASGVDNPEGWQLLRDINDAVNREFPQKIVIAEDLGGDGALTHQDGANFDSQWDAHFVHPMREALTAFSDSDRDMNAVADAIRFKYNGSALQRVIYTESHDEVANGKQRLPSEVGGWDAGGYHAKKRSIIGAALTMTSPGIPMIFQGQEFLEDGHFQDADPLDWKKKETYAGINQAYTDLIKLRRNWNDNTAGLRGENVNVHHVNNNDKVVAFHRWDKGGAGDDTIVVVNMGGKHLSNYDLGLPADGTWKVRFNSDWQGYSGDFGNAQSFDVGGRWNGKDGMPASGTLNNLGPYSVLILSKDK
- a CDS encoding GFA family protein; translated protein: MKLEGSCHCRGVRFSVETKHPSPFMRCYCSVCRKTQGGGGFAINLSGEASSLKVRGRQHLKVYRARIQNPEDAKAHKSKGQRHFCGRCGSALWLFDPTWPELIHPFASAIDTPLPEAPELVHIMLEFKPDWVPLQAGKKDKRFQRYPKESIAEWHRRHHHGSGLTRRAGRLVSGRAA
- a CDS encoding Gfo/Idh/MocA family protein; the protein is MAQGSSRRIRYAVVGAGNIAQVAVLPAFQHAGENSELVALISSDAEKRDVLGKKYGVQHTGTYDALEQVLRDAAVDAVYLALPNTQHRAYTERAARAGVHVLCEKPMATSVEDCEAMIRVTDAHHVKLMIAYRLHFEEANLRAIELLRSGRLGEPLMMSALLTQQVRTGDIRTRVDVGGGALLDEGPYPINAARYLFGDEPTEVFCYTNEEQDPRFEGVDATAFALMRFSKGRVAQFGISHAASAVSSYRVVGEKGDLLVESAFGYEKERKHVLTVEGKTEARVFATHDQFAPELLHFSRCILEDREPAPSGREGLADVRVITAMQESARTGRPVKLAAFPMRQRPSLDQLIVRPAARPPEPVNAPAPTQG
- a CDS encoding SDR family oxidoreductase encodes the protein MTANVFHQGTHAVEHVLTRIRRCAADVTRYPMDILTADAQLEDELGIDSVKLAEIAAVVGREFNLPPERLPRGAQARTLGAMAEVVSQLLAAAGPAVAPVSGPPEAPSAPPAVSTRPPVEKLEERVRGVFARVTRYPEALLTPEADLEDELGIDSVKQAEVMAVLIKELGLTDAPQPSQRLRTIASICDMARARLAVAAPVREVAAPVASAPALEARAPREVPPPVVLPFEGKVAFVTGSGKGIGKVIAARLASAGATVVVNSFHSRDEGERTVQELIDAGGKAVHVWGSVAQEEHLDRMFAAIDAQLGGLDFLVCNASNGLIGPFDRITPRDWDKAFRTCITGTYECAMRARPLMARRGGGSIVTMSTSMSQRYMHDLGCQGVVKAGVESLTRYLAAELAPDGIRTNCVSAGPVHGELLGMFPDAAGRVARWEAATPGGELCTAEDVADVTELLLGPRTRRVNGAVWVVDAGLSGTVDGLLPGAPEARRPVERRWSQTNGHDVRALLALDS